DNA from Aliarcobacter skirrowii CCUG 10374:
TCCTTGTTCATGAGTTTCTACAGAGTTTGCAGTGATTGACATAATAGAAGGAAACAAAAAGCCCATTCCAAAACCAAAAAATGAAGAAAATAATAAAGAACTCCAAACATCTAAAGAATATGCCATCCCTATCATGCCCAGTGCAGAAAGAATAGTTCCTAATTTCATAAAAGTTTTAGGAGTAATTGTTGTTATTTTTGTGACAATTATTTGAGCTAATATAAGGGTAAAACCTATACTTCCTAAAATATATCCTGTAACTTTTGCAGCTTCTAAATCATCTAATCTAAAAATATCAAGTGCGAAAAATCCCAAACAAGAATTGATAGTCATAAAAGCAAACATAGTTAAAAAAGTAGAAAATATAGGAATAAAGAGTCTTTTATCAAAAAACTTTGTTTCAATCTCTTTTTCGATATGTATTTTTGGAGCCCTTTCAATACTAAAATATAAAACAATAGCAGCTATAAAAGGCAATATTGCAAAAGTATAAAGTGGTGCTTCAAGACCATAAATAGCCAATGCTCCACCTGCAATAGGACCAAAAATCATTCCCATACCATTTGCTGCTCCTAGTTTTGCCATATAATTTGACCTTTGTTTAGGTTCTACTTTATCAGCTACAAATGCAGCAGAAACTGGTGAAATAGCAGAATAAAATATACTAATAGCTCCTCTTGTTAAAATAAGAATAAGCAAAGATATAATAATCAAAGGAGGATTCTCTAGGGCAAAATCTACAAAAATTGCTAATACTAAATAAGAGATAGCTATCCCTAAAATACCTATTATTAATACAGGTTTTCTTCCTATTTGATCGCTTTTCTTACCCCAAAATCTTGCAAAAAACACCCAAGCAATTGCTCCAAAAGTTACTGTAAATCCTGCATGCCACTCTTGCAATCCAAAATTTCTAACTATTGGTCCAACCACTGGCATAAACGCCATACCAGCCGTTGCACATAGTATATTTACAAGCATCAAAGGTTTAATCTCTTTCATATTCAATTCCTTTAAAAAATAATAATACATACAACATTGAAATAAATGAAAACAAAGAAGCAATTATAATCATAGTGCTATAACCAAAAGTTCCTGATAAAGATACTCCAAAAGCACTAGCTAGAACTCCCATTAACATAAAGGGAAAAAATTGCAAAGCGTATTCTGTACTTGGAGATTTTGTTGATAATTGATCCATCATCAAAGCATGAATAATTGGCATAGATGCACTATAACTTATAAAAATAATACTCATAGATAAAGAAGCAAATAAAATATTTGTATATCCATTAACTAAAAATAATAGAGTTAAAAATCCTAAACATTCAAAAATACTAATTCCAATAAGCATAGTTTTTCTTGAAAATATTTTTAGTAAATATCCACTAATTATAGAAGCAATAATTCCTAAAATACTTCCAACTACACCATTTATAAAGCCAATTTTATCTAAGCCATAACCTATATCAACCAATATAGGACTTAATAAAGCATAAGAAATGCACATTCCTATTGGATAAAGAATTAATAAAACAAGCAGTAAAACTCTCCCTTTTTTATTCCAAAATTGAAAAATAAGTTTCCATGATATATCATGAATAGTATGTTCAACTACACATTTTGACTCTTTATAAAGTAATAATTGAATAAAAGTAATAGTTGTAATAAATGCTAAAAGTAAAACCGTAATACTCCAACCAAAATATTCATAAATAGTTAAAGCTGCTCCTACTCCTAAAATATTTCCAATTATTCCTCCAGAGCTTTTAAGTGTTCCTCCTAATCCTCTTTCACTTTTTGTTAAAAGCTTAAAGGCTAATCCCTCAGTTGCTATATCTTGAGTAGCCGCTAAAAGTCCCACTAAAATCAAAGCAGTGATTATGATTAATTTATCTTCCATTACATCAAAAAAAGAGCTAAAAATAATTGAACCTATCAATAAGAATTGAATTATTTTAAGAAAACCAGAATAATTTCCCTGATGTCTAGTAACATATTTGTCTACCCAAGGTGCCCATAAAAATTTTATTACCCAAACCAAACTAATCAAAGAAAAAAAACCCAATTGTTCAAGGGGCATTCCACTTTTTCTCCAAATTGCAATAATTGCTACTGAAAAAAAAGAGAATCCTACATACTGAGTAACATATAAACTAGCTAATAATAAAATAGATTGAGGAGTTAAACAAGAACATTTATTCATTTATATTCCAATCTTTAACCCTTTGTTGTGCTTGCCACATACTAAAATATCTACCTTTTTCTTTTACCAATTCATCATGTGTACCTTTTTCTATGATTTCACCCTTATCAACTACAAGAATAGTATCAGCTCCTGCAATTGTTGATAGTCTATGAGCTATTACAATTACAGTTTTATTTTCCACAAGCTTATCTATAGCACTTTGAACTGCTACTTCACTTTGCGTATCAAGCGCAGCTGTTGGCTCATCAAGGATTACAATCGGAGCATTTTTAAGTATGGCTCTTGCTATAGAGATTCTTTGTCGCTCCCCTCCACTTAAACTTCCTCCGATATCGCCTATTTTTGTATTGTATCCATTTGGCAATCTTGTGATAAATTCATGGCAATAGGCACTTTGTGCCGCATTTTCTACCTCTTTATCTGTTGCTTTTGGATTTGCCATACGAATATTGTTTATGATGGTATCATCAAATAAATAGACGTCTTGAAACACCACTGAAATATTTTTCATCAAATCTTCAGGCGTCATATTTTTGATATTTACTCCACCGATTTTGATATTTCCACTTTGTGGATCAGCATATCTCATAATCATTTTAGTAATAGTTGTTTTCCCGCAACCAGAGTGTCCTACAAGTGCGGTCATTGTTTTATTTGGTATAAAAAAACTTATATTTTGTAGTGCTTTTGTTGGTTGGTTTTTATATGAAAAACTTACATTTTCGAAAGTTATATCAAAATCATTAGCTTTATTTTTTGGTTCATAAATTTTCAATGGCTCAGTTGAAAATATAGATTTGATTCTTTTAAATGCTGAATCCATTAAATCAAATACCGATACCACTCCTAAGAATATTGACAAAGGTTCTGCAAGTCGTGATACGACAATTACAGCAGCAGCTAGAGTGATAAACGACAAGGTATTATCAAGAACAAAAAATGCTCCGATAAATACGATTGCTAACAAAGTTACTTCTATCAAAACTCCCATAAGTACAAATGGTATTTGTCCTTTATAAAGTCCTTCTTTTTGTACCTCTTTAACATAAGCTATCGAATCTTGTAATTTTTTAGCATTTATTCCTACTTTATTTACAGCTTTTAGTACTGGTAAGCCTTGGATATACTCTACAAAATCTGATTCTAATATCCCATTAGCTTGGTTATATTCACTTTTTTCTTCGTGCGAACCTTTTCTTTTCCAACTATACAGTGGAAGTGCTAAAGGAAGCATTGCAAGCATAAGAAGTGCAAGTCGCCAATCCACAAAAAAGGTAACTACGATAATAGTAAAAGGTACAACTACAATTTGCAAAAACATCGAAGCTACCATTCCCATATGGAGTACCGATTCATCTACATTGCTTGAAAAAGTAGAGTTAAGTTCTCCTGTTTTATAAGTAGCAAGTTTTTCTAAGGGCATCTCTCTTAGAGCCTTTCCAAGTTTTGTTCTAAGTTCATGAGTAACATCTACAATTTTCCCATTATAATCAAAATCATGCCCTTTCCATTTTGCCCAAAAAGAGAAGATGCTAAAAAGCACCATCAAACCAAGATAAAAGAGGATATCAGACATGATAGGAGTATCTGCAAACATTGCTAAGAGTAGTGGATAAAACATACCAAAAGCTAGACCTTGAGCGACAAATGCCAAAGTAAAATAAATTAAACTTTTTTTAAAGCCACTGCTGTACTCACCTGCTAATTCAACACTTAATTTGTAGATTGTGTACATAGAGGCAAATTGATTTTTTCTCATTTTACACCTCCTATATGATGAATATCCCAATTTTGTGCTTTTTCATAATTGCTCCAAAGTTTTGCATAAATACCGTCTTGTATTGCTAAAAGTTCTTCGTGTTTTCCTTTTTCTTTAACTTCTGCATTATCAAATACTAATATTTGATCCACATCTTTAATAGTTGAAAGTCTGTGTGCTATTACTATAACTGTTTTATTTTTCATCAAATTTGCTAAAGCTTTAATAATCTCTTCTTCATTTTCTGGGTCTGCAAATGCTGTAGCTTCATCAAGTACTATAATAGGAGTATTTCTTAGAATAGCTCTTGCAATAGTGATTCTTTGTTTTTGTCCACCTGAAAGATTTGCTCCTCTATCTCCAGCCATTGTTTCATAAGCATCAGGCAAACTTAGAATAAAATCGTGAATTTGAGCTGCTTTACAAGCTTCTATCATATCTTCATCTGTTGCTGTTGAATTTGCCATTTTTATATTGTTTGATAAAGTATCATTAAACAAAAAAGTATCTTGAAATACAAATGAAACCGTATCCATCAAGCTTTGTGAATCAGCATCTTTGATATCTACACCACCTATTTTGATACTTCCATTTGTCACATCCCAAAATCTTGGTATCAGTTTTGCCACTGTACTTTTCCCAGCTCCACTTGGTCCTACAAGTGCAGTAACAGTATTTGCTTTGACTTCAAAATTGATATTTTTTAGGGCATAGTTGTCTTTTTCGTTATATTTAAAATCAACATTCTCAAACACTATATCAGTAGCTTCTATCTTTTTATGTGCCTTTGAGATATTAAGAACTGGTATATCCATAATTTCTTGTATTCTTATAGCTGCTGCACTTGACTTTTTAACAAAATTACTCATCCACATTAGTGGCATTAGTGCATCAGCCATCCCTGTACTTACAAGTAGTGCTGCAATAAATGGTGAAAATGACAAGCTCCCATCTATTAAAAAAAAGAGTCCTGTTATAGTAACTGCAAGAAGTGTGGGCATTGGACTAAGAACAGTCATAGCTATTTTTGCA
Protein-coding regions in this window:
- a CDS encoding MFS transporter; protein product: MKEIKPLMLVNILCATAGMAFMPVVGPIVRNFGLQEWHAGFTVTFGAIAWVFFARFWGKKSDQIGRKPVLIIGILGIAISYLVLAIFVDFALENPPLIIISLLILILTRGAISIFYSAISPVSAAFVADKVEPKQRSNYMAKLGAANGMGMIFGPIAGGALAIYGLEAPLYTFAILPFIAAIVLYFSIERAPKIHIEKEIETKFFDKRLFIPIFSTFLTMFAFMTINSCLGFFALDIFRLDDLEAAKVTGYILGSIGFTLILAQIIVTKITTITPKTFMKLGTILSALGMIGMAYSLDVWSSLLFSSFFGFGMGFLFPSIMSITANSVETHEQGYAAGTVSSAKGVGMIFGPLVSTSLYGFSSSLPFVFSGLLFFILLILIYGKLDV
- a CDS encoding MFS transporter, yielding MNKCSCLTPQSILLLASLYVTQYVGFSFFSVAIIAIWRKSGMPLEQLGFFSLISLVWVIKFLWAPWVDKYVTRHQGNYSGFLKIIQFLLIGSIIFSSFFDVMEDKLIIITALILVGLLAATQDIATEGLAFKLLTKSERGLGGTLKSSGGIIGNILGVGAALTIYEYFGWSITVLLLAFITTITFIQLLLYKESKCVVEHTIHDISWKLIFQFWNKKGRVLLLVLLILYPIGMCISYALLSPILVDIGYGLDKIGFINGVVGSILGIIASIISGYLLKIFSRKTMLIGISIFECLGFLTLLFLVNGYTNILFASLSMSIIFISYSASMPIIHALMMDQLSTKSPSTEYALQFFPFMLMGVLASAFGVSLSGTFGYSTMIIIASLFSFISMLYVLLFFKGIEYERD
- a CDS encoding ABC transporter ATP-binding protein, whose amino-acid sequence is MRKNQFASMYTIYKLSVELAGEYSSGFKKSLIYFTLAFVAQGLAFGMFYPLLLAMFADTPIMSDILFYLGLMVLFSIFSFWAKWKGHDFDYNGKIVDVTHELRTKLGKALREMPLEKLATYKTGELNSTFSSNVDESVLHMGMVASMFLQIVVVPFTIIVVTFFVDWRLALLMLAMLPLALPLYSWKRKGSHEEKSEYNQANGILESDFVEYIQGLPVLKAVNKVGINAKKLQDSIAYVKEVQKEGLYKGQIPFVLMGVLIEVTLLAIVFIGAFFVLDNTLSFITLAAAVIVVSRLAEPLSIFLGVVSVFDLMDSAFKRIKSIFSTEPLKIYEPKNKANDFDITFENVSFSYKNQPTKALQNISFFIPNKTMTALVGHSGCGKTTITKMIMRYADPQSGNIKIGGVNIKNMTPEDLMKNISVVFQDVYLFDDTIINNIRMANPKATDKEVENAAQSAYCHEFITRLPNGYNTKIGDIGGSLSGGERQRISIARAILKNAPIVILDEPTAALDTQSEVAVQSAIDKLVENKTVIVIAHRLSTIAGADTILVVDKGEIIEKGTHDELVKEKGRYFSMWQAQQRVKDWNINE
- a CDS encoding ABC transporter ATP-binding protein; the encoded protein is MNKQTNKKSLWSIIAPVNSYIRLAMVISALSGILSVIGLVFLAYVIGLIMGGTINLFGFKLGFQEALILLASITILSFLTKFYSFVISHLGAFKLEQTLRTEITTHLAQIPLGHIITLGTGAIKKVLLDDVKNLHAFVADTTPMLAKAIVAPLASMIALFVIDYRLGLVAIAILLVGAVLMRSVMKDSVMHRENYEQSQGEINKAVIEFVQAMPVVRTFDDGTTSFKRYNDALAKYRINLKAWFEATSTPAKIAMTVLSPMPTLLAVTITGLFFLIDGSLSFSPFIAALLVSTGMADALMPLMWMSNFVKKSSAAAIRIQEIMDIPVLNISKAHKKIEATDIVFENVDFKYNEKDNYALKNINFEVKANTVTALVGPSGAGKSTVAKLIPRFWDVTNGSIKIGGVDIKDADSQSLMDTVSFVFQDTFLFNDTLSNNIKMANSTATDEDMIEACKAAQIHDFILSLPDAYETMAGDRGANLSGGQKQRITIARAILRNTPIIVLDEATAFADPENEEEIIKALANLMKNKTVIVIAHRLSTIKDVDQILVFDNAEVKEKGKHEELLAIQDGIYAKLWSNYEKAQNWDIHHIGGVK